In one window of Hymenobacter nivis DNA:
- a CDS encoding DUF5127 domain-containing protein — translation MWAFQATLTAAPTRYWAGKPQALEVVVRVDGRAYQFLGQGASGYRTTFAMAEEQSYPVRYTFQQPVAGWKRPALANSMGWKTGPAPFKSEPGRPGTAWTGRDVWVRRKANLAGAFVVLLWHDDNAEVYLNGVLLTKRAGADGQCDHIDVPAAGRAALCQGDNVLALNCANPQSGAHLDAGLYEELPAPRLPTARQMGVAVAATQTTSTFAASPVRLTVNFLSSLLLNELETVARPVSYVTFTAVAPNGQPHPTQVLLAEAGTLASDTPYQEVAARAGAAGPLRWQALGTVAQPVLAKTGDGRRIDWGYAYLAAPVGALLGTGVPQILKTTFASTRALPAAGPACAVPAQRVAQAAVLDLGHVAAQPVEKHLLLGYDEQYAVQYFGQNLRPWWRRGPATTMEQALAAAEADYARLRQKATAFGQ, via the coding sequence GTGTGGGCGTTTCAGGCTACGCTGACGGCCGCCCCCACCCGCTACTGGGCTGGCAAGCCCCAGGCCCTGGAGGTCGTGGTGCGGGTGGACGGCCGGGCCTACCAGTTTCTGGGCCAGGGAGCCTCCGGGTACCGGACTACTTTCGCGATGGCGGAGGAGCAGTCGTACCCGGTCCGCTACACGTTTCAGCAGCCAGTGGCGGGCTGGAAGCGGCCTGCTCTTGCCAATTCTATGGGCTGGAAAACCGGGCCGGCCCCCTTCAAGAGTGAGCCCGGTCGGCCCGGCACGGCCTGGACCGGACGCGACGTGTGGGTACGGCGCAAAGCGAATCTCGCCGGGGCCTTCGTGGTGCTGCTCTGGCACGACGACAACGCAGAGGTGTACCTCAATGGGGTGCTGCTGACCAAACGGGCCGGGGCCGACGGCCAGTGCGACCACATCGACGTGCCCGCCGCTGGCCGCGCCGCCCTGTGCCAGGGCGATAACGTGCTGGCCCTGAACTGCGCCAACCCCCAGAGCGGGGCCCACCTCGATGCCGGTCTCTATGAAGAGCTGCCCGCCCCGCGCCTGCCCACGGCCCGCCAGATGGGCGTGGCCGTGGCGGCCACCCAAACTACCTCCACCTTCGCCGCCAGCCCGGTGCGGCTCACGGTCAACTTCCTCTCCTCGCTGCTGCTCAACGAACTGGAAACCGTGGCCCGCCCCGTCAGCTACGTCACCTTCACCGCCGTCGCCCCTAACGGCCAGCCCCACCCCACCCAGGTATTGTTGGCCGAGGCCGGCACCCTGGCCAGCGACACGCCCTACCAGGAGGTAGCGGCCCGCGCCGGCGCGGCCGGGCCCCTGCGCTGGCAGGCGCTGGGCACCGTTGCCCAGCCCGTGCTGGCCAAAACCGGCGACGGCCGCCGCATCGACTGGGGCTACGCCTACCTGGCCGCGCCGGTGGGGGCCCTACTCGGCACCGGCGTGCCCCAGATCCTCAAAACTACGTTTGCCAGTACCAGGGCTCTGCCCGCGGCCGGGCCCGCCTGCGCGGTACCGGCGCAGCGCGTGGCCCAGGCCGCCGTGCTCGACCTGGGCCACGTGGCCGCCCAGCCCGTCGAAAAGCACCTACTACTGGGCTACGACGAGCAGTACGCCGTCCAGTACTTTGGCCAGAACTTGCGCCCCTGGTGGCGGCGCGGCCCGGCCACGACTATGGAGCAGGCCCTGGCCGCCGCCGAGGCCGACTACGCCCGCCTGCGCCAGAAAGCCACCGCCTTCGGCCAGTAG
- a CDS encoding glycoside hydrolase family 125 protein, giving the protein MNRRIFLQNTALLGAAYYASPAWAASPPAFPTVRPALATRKFRSKAVESAIAEFKKKVKDPELGWLFENCFPSTLDTTVTYALRDGRPDTYVITGDIDAMWLRDSSAQVWPYLQFVGRDAELRQLVAGVINRQTRCIIKDPYANAFYGDATKVGEWKTDRTAMQPGVHERKWEIDSLCYPIRLAYHYWKTTNDAAPFDAQWQQAVQATLQTFRAQQRKDGRGPYHFQRNTTNATDTQPMSGYGYPVHPVGLICSAFRPSDDATLYSFLVPSNFFAVTSLRQAAEMMTALAKDAKTAGELGALADEVEAALRQYAVVDHPQHGKIYAYEVDGFGSQVLMDDANVPSLVALPYLGALPATDPVYQNTRKFLLSSANPFFFKGTAAEGIGGPHVGQDMIWPIAITTRGLTSTDDAEIRACVQALKTTHAGTGYMHESFNKDDPKKFTRAWFAWANTIFGEFLWKVYQEKPQLLT; this is encoded by the coding sequence ATGAACCGTCGTATTTTTCTTCAGAACACGGCCCTGCTGGGGGCCGCGTACTACGCCAGCCCCGCCTGGGCCGCCTCCCCCCCCGCCTTCCCCACGGTGCGCCCCGCGTTGGCCACCCGCAAGTTCCGCAGCAAGGCCGTGGAAAGCGCCATCGCCGAATTCAAGAAAAAGGTGAAGGACCCCGAGCTGGGCTGGTTGTTTGAGAACTGCTTCCCGAGCACGCTCGACACCACCGTGACCTACGCCCTGCGCGACGGCCGGCCCGATACCTACGTCATCACCGGCGACATCGACGCCATGTGGCTGCGCGACAGCTCGGCCCAGGTGTGGCCCTACTTGCAGTTCGTGGGCCGCGATGCCGAGCTGCGCCAGCTGGTGGCCGGCGTGATTAACCGCCAGACGCGCTGCATCATCAAGGACCCCTACGCCAACGCTTTTTACGGCGACGCCACGAAGGTGGGCGAGTGGAAAACCGACCGCACCGCCATGCAGCCCGGCGTGCACGAGCGCAAGTGGGAAATCGACTCGCTTTGCTACCCCATCCGCCTGGCCTACCACTACTGGAAAACGACCAACGACGCCGCGCCCTTCGACGCCCAGTGGCAGCAGGCCGTGCAGGCCACGCTGCAAACCTTTCGGGCCCAGCAGCGCAAAGACGGCCGGGGGCCCTACCACTTCCAGCGCAATACCACCAACGCTACCGACACCCAGCCCATGAGCGGCTACGGCTACCCGGTGCACCCGGTGGGGCTCATCTGCTCAGCGTTCCGGCCCAGCGACGACGCCACCCTCTACTCCTTCCTGGTGCCCAGCAACTTCTTCGCCGTGACCAGCTTGCGCCAGGCCGCCGAGATGATGACGGCCCTGGCTAAGGACGCCAAAACCGCCGGCGAGCTGGGGGCCCTGGCCGACGAGGTGGAAGCCGCCCTTCGCCAGTACGCGGTGGTGGACCACCCCCAGCACGGCAAAATTTACGCCTACGAAGTGGACGGCTTCGGCAGCCAGGTGCTGATGGACGACGCCAACGTGCCCAGCCTCGTGGCCCTGCCCTACCTGGGGGCCCTGCCCGCCACCGACCCCGTGTACCAGAACACGCGCAAGTTCCTGCTCTCCAGCGCCAACCCGTTCTTCTTCAAGGGCACGGCGGCCGAGGGCATCGGGGGCCCCCACGTGGGGCAGGACATGATTTGGCCCATCGCCATCACCACCCGCGGCCTCACCAGCACCGACGACGCCGAGATTCGCGCCTGCGTGCAAGCCCTCAAAACCACCCACGCCGGCACGGGCTATATGCACGAGTCGTTCAATAAGGACGACCCCAAGAAATTCACCCGCGCCTGGTTTGCCTGGGCCAACACCATCTTCGGCGAGTTCCTCTGGAAGGTGTACCAGGAAAAGCCCCAGCTGCTAACATGA
- a CDS encoding glycoside hydrolase family 76 protein encodes MSRVARPGVAAAVLGGLLFSFTPPTPAPEPVQMPAIAWAARADSAQAALTQYFWDADKHYYCEDNAGKANYNYWWQAHGLDVLLDGYQRTKNPAYLAQMQQLQVGTKAQNHDTYLNEYYDDMEWQALACLRAFELTKDPAYRATAALLWANIKTGWNEQQGGGIAWRKTQLGYKNTPANAPAAILAARFYLLDHRAEDLAWAKKIYAWEKKTLVDPATGLVWDGVNGKGDGQIDKRMHFTYNQGVYIGAGLALYQATKQRGYLAGAERTAAYTLADPILSPNGILRNENSRDGGLFKGILVRYLTSLAIEPATSAASRASYARFLATNGQSLGQHATRRPQYLFGTSWAALPTDPVDASTEMSGVMLLEALAELQARHIL; translated from the coding sequence ATGAGCCGCGTTGCCCGGCCCGGCGTGGCCGCGGCCGTGCTGGGCGGGCTGCTGTTCAGCTTCACTCCGCCGACGCCCGCGCCGGAGCCCGTGCAGATGCCCGCAATCGCCTGGGCCGCCCGGGCCGATTCGGCCCAGGCCGCCCTCACCCAATACTTCTGGGACGCGGACAAGCACTACTACTGCGAGGACAACGCGGGCAAGGCCAACTACAACTACTGGTGGCAGGCCCACGGCCTCGACGTGCTGCTCGACGGCTACCAGCGTACCAAAAACCCGGCCTACCTGGCCCAGATGCAGCAGTTGCAGGTGGGCACCAAGGCGCAGAACCACGACACGTACCTCAACGAGTATTACGACGACATGGAGTGGCAGGCCCTGGCTTGCCTGCGCGCCTTCGAGCTGACCAAGGACCCCGCCTACCGCGCCACGGCCGCCCTGCTCTGGGCCAATATTAAAACCGGCTGGAACGAGCAGCAGGGCGGGGGCATCGCCTGGCGCAAAACGCAGCTCGGCTACAAAAACACGCCCGCCAACGCGCCCGCCGCCATTCTGGCGGCCCGGTTCTACCTGCTCGACCACCGCGCCGAGGACCTGGCGTGGGCGAAAAAAATCTACGCCTGGGAAAAGAAAACGCTGGTGGACCCCGCCACCGGCCTGGTCTGGGACGGCGTGAACGGCAAGGGCGACGGGCAGATTGACAAGCGGATGCACTTCACATACAACCAGGGCGTGTACATCGGCGCCGGGCTGGCCCTGTACCAGGCCACCAAGCAGCGCGGCTACCTCGCCGGCGCCGAGCGCACGGCGGCCTACACCCTGGCCGACCCCATCCTCTCGCCCAACGGCATTCTGCGCAACGAGAACAGCCGCGATGGGGGCCTGTTCAAGGGCATTCTGGTACGCTACCTGACCTCGCTGGCCATCGAGCCCGCCACGAGCGCGGCCAGCCGGGCCAGCTACGCGCGCTTTTTGGCAACCAACGGCCAAAGCCTTGGCCAGCACGCCACCCGCCGCCCGCAGTACCTGTTTGGCACCAGCTGGGCGGCCCTGCCCACCGACCCCGTGGACGCCTCCACGGAAATGAGCGGCGTGATGCTGCTGGAGGCCCTGGCTGAACTGCAAGCCCGGCATATTTTGTAA